A region from the Salidesulfovibrio onnuriiensis genome encodes:
- the ispH gene encoding 4-hydroxy-3-methylbut-2-enyl diphosphate reductase → MTRLSVRLAETAGFCMGVDLALQRLDRLIEELGGRPIHILGPIIHNPQVLERYARKGVVIAEKPCDVPEGGHVVIRAHGIPREVEAELEARNITIKDATCPKVKKAQVLIARHTRDGRHLLLFGEEDHPEVRGLMSYAAGEACVFGAPEELDKCPLEKGGKYVLAAQTTQDREQFDRLAAQLDADPGLDVTVLHTICDATKLRQKEAMQLAREVDAMVVVGGKNSGNTRRLAQVVLEQGTPVVHVETAEELDPDAYRAVSRVGVTAGASTPRDLVEAVIARLESF, encoded by the coding sequence ATGACGCGATTATCCGTACGGTTGGCTGAAACCGCCGGGTTCTGCATGGGCGTGGACCTGGCCCTGCAGCGGCTCGACAGGCTCATCGAGGAACTGGGCGGGCGGCCCATCCACATCCTCGGCCCCATCATCCACAATCCCCAGGTGCTGGAGCGTTACGCCCGGAAGGGCGTGGTCATTGCCGAAAAACCGTGCGACGTTCCCGAAGGCGGCCACGTGGTCATCCGCGCCCACGGCATCCCCCGCGAGGTGGAGGCCGAGCTGGAGGCGCGCAACATCACCATCAAGGACGCCACCTGTCCCAAGGTGAAGAAGGCCCAGGTCCTCATTGCCCGGCATACCCGGGATGGCCGCCATCTGCTGCTTTTCGGCGAAGAGGACCACCCCGAGGTGCGCGGGCTGATGAGCTATGCGGCCGGGGAGGCCTGCGTCTTCGGCGCTCCCGAGGAGCTGGACAAATGTCCCCTGGAAAAGGGCGGCAAGTATGTGCTGGCGGCCCAGACCACCCAGGACCGCGAGCAGTTCGACCGCCTGGCCGCGCAGCTCGACGCCGACCCCGGGCTGGACGTGACCGTGCTGCACACCATCTGCGACGCCACCAAGCTGCGCCAGAAAGAGGCCATGCAGCTGGCCCGGGAAGTGGACGCCATGGTGGTGGTGGGCGGCAAGAACAGCGGCAACACCCGCCGGCTGGCCCAGGTGGTCCTGGAACAGGGCACCCCGGTCGTGCATGTGGAGACCGCCGAGGAACTGGATCCCGATGCCTACCGGGCCGTTTCCCGCGTGGGCGTCACTGCCGGGGCTTCCACGCCCCGCGATCTGGTGGAGGCGGTCATCGCCCGACTCGAGTCTTTTTAA
- a CDS encoding molybdenum cofactor biosynthesis protein MoaE → MDISKEIARLKREPGFSDNVGMVLVHNGIVRGWSRADRSTVTAIEITPDYERMEEIRKEIEARKGIWRVVCKAHEGRMQPGDDVLFLIVAGDIRENVKAALSDLLDRVKAEAVTKREIFAE, encoded by the coding sequence ATGGATATAAGCAAGGAGATCGCCCGGCTGAAGCGGGAGCCCGGATTCAGCGACAACGTGGGCATGGTGCTGGTGCACAACGGCATCGTGCGCGGCTGGTCTCGCGCGGACCGCTCCACGGTGACCGCCATCGAGATCACCCCGGACTACGAGCGCATGGAGGAGATCCGCAAGGAGATCGAGGCCCGCAAAGGCATCTGGCGCGTGGTCTGCAAGGCCCATGAGGGCAGGATGCAGCCCGGGGACGACGTGCTCTTCCTCATTGTGGCGGGCGATATCCGCGAAAACGTCAAGGCCGCCCTTTCCGACCTGCTGGACAGGGTCAAGGCCGAGGCCGTGACCAAGCGGGAAATCTTCGCCGAATAG
- a CDS encoding FmdE family protein: MNIGEYTFGEFKRRAAEFHGYPAPGLLIGGYMVAMAKREMPEGTLFDVIVETGKCLPDAVQMLTLCSIGNNWMKINNLGRYALCMYDKFTGEGVRVWLDAAKLGPYREIHDWFLKRKAKRDQDSDRLFREIEEAGDTICSLEKIRIPGRFLGHKHMSGIDLCPSCGEAYPTVDGGICRGCQGEAQHVSLERRIAETSDPEMIAVPVEEAVGRTALHDMTRIAPGESKGAEFKAGQRITAGDVCRLQQMGRSNLYVEELADPGAEWVHEDEVAEAFARRMAGPGVEYDLPAHEGKINFRASCDGLLTVDRERLEAFNLVPDVMCATRQGDTVVQRGKNLAGTRAIPLYLSLRNLSKALAVLGEEPLFSVLPLRKARVGVLVTGTEVFQGLIEDKFIPVVTSKVHALGSEVVATDVAPDDRAAIADRVRGLLDKGVDLIVTTAGLSVDPDDVTRPALVDAGLEDFLYGAPVLPGAMTLVGRIRDVQVLGVPACALFYKTTSLDLLLPRLLAGRTVSRRDLARLAEGGFCLGCRTCTFPKCPFGR; encoded by the coding sequence ATGAACATTGGTGAATACACGTTCGGGGAATTCAAGCGCCGTGCAGCGGAGTTCCACGGCTACCCAGCGCCGGGCCTGCTCATCGGCGGCTACATGGTGGCGATGGCCAAGCGCGAGATGCCGGAAGGCACCCTGTTCGACGTCATCGTGGAGACCGGAAAGTGCCTGCCCGACGCAGTACAGATGCTGACCCTGTGCAGCATCGGCAACAACTGGATGAAGATCAACAACCTGGGCCGTTATGCCCTGTGCATGTACGACAAGTTCACGGGCGAGGGCGTGCGCGTCTGGCTGGACGCCGCCAAGCTCGGCCCCTACCGGGAGATCCATGACTGGTTCCTCAAGCGCAAGGCCAAGCGGGACCAGGATTCGGACCGGCTGTTCCGGGAGATCGAGGAAGCCGGGGACACCATCTGTTCCCTGGAGAAAATCCGCATTCCGGGCCGTTTCCTCGGGCACAAGCACATGTCCGGGATCGACCTGTGCCCGTCCTGCGGCGAGGCCTACCCCACGGTGGACGGCGGCATCTGCCGCGGCTGCCAGGGCGAGGCGCAGCATGTTTCCCTGGAGCGGCGCATTGCCGAGACCTCGGATCCCGAGATGATTGCCGTGCCCGTGGAAGAGGCCGTGGGCAGGACCGCCCTGCACGACATGACCCGCATTGCGCCCGGCGAGAGCAAGGGGGCGGAATTCAAGGCGGGCCAGCGGATCACGGCGGGGGATGTCTGCCGCCTGCAGCAGATGGGCCGTTCCAACCTGTATGTGGAGGAGCTGGCCGACCCGGGCGCGGAATGGGTCCACGAGGACGAGGTGGCCGAGGCCTTTGCCCGGCGCATGGCCGGGCCCGGCGTCGAGTACGACCTGCCCGCCCACGAGGGCAAGATCAATTTCCGGGCCAGCTGTGACGGCCTGCTGACCGTGGACCGGGAGCGGCTGGAGGCCTTCAACCTGGTGCCCGACGTCATGTGCGCCACCCGGCAGGGCGATACCGTGGTGCAGCGCGGCAAGAATCTGGCCGGGACCAGGGCCATCCCCCTGTATCTTTCCCTCAGGAACCTCAGCAAGGCGCTGGCCGTGCTGGGCGAGGAACCGCTTTTTTCGGTGCTGCCCCTGCGCAAGGCAAGGGTCGGCGTGCTGGTGACCGGCACCGAGGTGTTCCAGGGTCTGATTGAGGACAAGTTCATTCCGGTTGTGACCAGCAAGGTACATGCGCTAGGCTCCGAGGTGGTGGCCACGGACGTGGCCCCGGACGACCGCGCGGCCATTGCCGACCGCGTCCGGGGGCTGCTGGACAAGGGCGTGGACCTCATCGTGACCACGGCCGGTCTTTCCGTGGACCCGGACGACGTGACCCGTCCGGCGCTGGTGGACGCGGGCCTGGAGGATTTTCTCTACGGCGCGCCCGTGCTGCCCGGGGCCATGACCCTGGTGGGCCGCATTCGGGACGTGCAGGTGCTGGGCGTTCCGGCCTGTGCGCTCTTTTACAAGACCACCAGCCTCGACCTGCTGCTGCCGAGGCTGCTTGCGGGCAGGACCGTTTCCCGCAGGGATCTGGCGCGGCTGGCCGAGGGCGGTTTCTGCCTGGGCTGCCGTACGTGCACCTTCCCCAAGTGCCCCTTCGGGAGGTAG
- the moaA gene encoding GTP 3',8-cyclase MoaA, which translates to MSEAPLTDQYGRRVSYMRVSVTDRCNLRCRYCVSQDMEFIPHPTILRYEEILDLMGIGASLGVDKIRFTGGEPFVRKGFMDFLESAAERFPGVELCVTTNATLIEPFIPRLAASGVRRVNISLDTLDPDKFERITGRPLFREVRANIDRAVEAGLNVKVNVVAMGGVNQDELPGFVDLARTLPIDLRFIEFMPIGDGTRWSRDSVWLAKDILAGVCELAEVEPVKGEKRNRGPARMYDLRDGKGRIGIISPYSNHFCASCNRLRLTSDGNLRTCLFSDRVYRLRPVLRHPALGLPFVDRIIRAATQEKPMGHKLLESMPSGAGCVTRACRPSAVEQRLIIIACFIAETLKILLSCLDQA; encoded by the coding sequence ATGTCTGAAGCCCCATTGACCGATCAATACGGCCGCAGGGTCAGCTATATGCGGGTCAGCGTCACCGACCGCTGCAACCTGCGATGTAGATATTGCGTGAGCCAGGATATGGAGTTCATTCCTCACCCCACCATCCTGCGCTACGAGGAGATCCTGGACCTCATGGGCATCGGCGCATCCCTGGGGGTGGACAAGATCCGGTTCACGGGCGGGGAACCGTTCGTACGCAAGGGCTTCATGGATTTCCTGGAATCCGCCGCCGAGCGATTCCCCGGGGTGGAGCTGTGCGTGACCACCAATGCCACGCTCATCGAGCCGTTTATTCCCCGGCTGGCCGCGTCCGGTGTCCGGCGCGTCAACATCTCCCTGGACACCCTGGATCCGGACAAGTTCGAGCGCATCACCGGACGGCCCCTTTTCCGCGAGGTGCGCGCCAATATCGACCGCGCCGTGGAGGCGGGGCTGAACGTCAAGGTCAACGTGGTGGCCATGGGCGGCGTGAACCAGGACGAGTTGCCCGGTTTCGTGGATTTGGCCCGCACCCTGCCCATAGACCTGCGGTTCATCGAGTTCATGCCCATCGGCGACGGCACCCGCTGGTCTCGGGATTCGGTCTGGCTGGCCAAGGACATCCTCGCCGGGGTGTGCGAACTGGCCGAGGTGGAGCCGGTCAAGGGCGAAAAACGCAACCGGGGCCCGGCCCGCATGTACGACCTCAGGGACGGCAAGGGCCGCATCGGGATCATATCGCCCTACAGCAACCATTTCTGCGCCTCCTGCAACCGTCTGCGACTGACCTCGGACGGCAACCTGCGCACCTGTCTCTTCTCGGACCGGGTCTACCGCCTGCGTCCGGTCCTGCGCCATCCCGCGCTGGGGCTGCCCTTTGTGGACCGCATCATCCGCGCCGCCACTCAGGAAAAGCCCATGGGCCACAAACTGCTTGAATCCATGCCCTCGGGGGCGGGGTGTGTCACACGCGCATGTCGGCCATCGGCGGTTGAGCAGAGGCTTATAATCATTGCCTGTTTTATTGCGGAAACCTTGAAGATTCTGTTATCGTGCCTTGACCAAGCATAG
- a CDS encoding bifunctional diguanylate cyclase/phosphodiesterase — protein MYTFLQNIRISSRLMVGYSLLFIVAFVTAGFIVHSLVRDVLKQSIENELQVSTDTVVNMVETAASVSIKNRLRAIAEKNLEIVTNIYQQYEKGDLDKQAAMRKASDILLGQTIGETGYIYCLDGKGIVRVHPMRELVGEDIKDLDFIREQLERRNGFLEYQWKSPGDERPRPKALYMVSFDPWDWIISVSAYRSEFTTLVDAEDFRESIARLRMGESGYSFIVDGSGRTVIHPFAGENLFDLARAQGRDTVRDLLSRKSGSILYQWKNPGEEQARDKILVFRYLPEFDWIVCSTSYVEEMYAPLRKLSWIILSTGLATLLLVLSISLVLGKSVTKPLYRLMRDFERAADGDLSLRSGIESRDEVGLLARQFNMFMGRLELSRDALEKETEVREEVEYRHKLFEKVFESALEGILITDRDARIVAVNPAFSAITGYEPYEVMGHTPRILKSDRHEPEFFRRMWDDLADSGRWTGEIWNRRKNGESYPEIMSISAIRDVNGEVTHYVSVFHDITDMKLQEERIQFQAYHDALTGLPNRDLLCDRLTVAIAHAARKDVRVGLLCIDLDNFKNVNDSLGHAKGDHLLQEVGNLLSLELGADATVARLGGDEFVIMVEGEVDARGMADYGNLILSLFQKPFRLEGEEFYITPSIGMTLYPDDGDDPGTLIKNADMAMFQAKESGKNSYHLFTPAMNDKVSRRLKMESDMRKGLRRDEFMVYYQPKIDLCNHCVSGMEALVRWIRLDGSLMNPGEFIPLAEETGLIVEIGERVLDKACAFLRLLDETEYRGLSVAVNLSPLQFREKDLVSMVARTLKIHELPPERLELEITESTLMKDVDETIRKLNELVDMGIRISIDDFGTGYSSLYYLKNFPIDTLKIDRSFVRDINEDPNDAQIVQTITLMAENLGIGVVAEGVETREQEALLLSFGCAQAQGFLYSKPLPGTEFESFLRRLGEQPCKPKSPAGS, from the coding sequence ATGTATACCTTTTTGCAGAACATAAGAATCAGCTCCCGCCTCATGGTGGGCTATTCGCTGCTGTTCATCGTGGCCTTTGTCACGGCCGGCTTCATCGTCCATTCCCTTGTTCGCGACGTCCTCAAGCAGAGCATTGAAAACGAACTGCAGGTTTCCACGGACACGGTGGTCAACATGGTGGAAACCGCGGCCTCGGTTTCCATCAAGAATCGGTTGCGCGCCATTGCCGAAAAGAATCTCGAAATCGTCACCAATATCTATCAGCAATACGAAAAGGGCGACCTGGACAAACAGGCCGCCATGCGGAAAGCCTCGGATATCCTGCTTGGACAGACCATCGGCGAGACCGGCTACATTTACTGTCTGGACGGGAAGGGGATCGTCCGGGTTCATCCGATGCGGGAGTTGGTGGGGGAGGATATCAAGGACCTGGACTTCATCCGGGAACAGCTGGAGCGGCGCAACGGCTTTCTGGAGTATCAGTGGAAGAGCCCCGGGGATGAACGCCCGAGGCCCAAGGCCCTGTACATGGTCTCTTTCGATCCCTGGGACTGGATCATTTCCGTGTCCGCCTATCGTTCGGAATTCACCACTCTCGTGGACGCCGAGGACTTCCGCGAGAGCATTGCCCGGCTCCGGATGGGCGAGTCCGGGTATTCCTTCATCGTGGACGGCTCCGGACGGACCGTCATCCATCCCTTTGCCGGGGAGAACCTCTTCGACCTGGCCCGCGCCCAGGGACGGGATACCGTGCGGGACCTGCTTTCCCGCAAGTCCGGAAGCATTCTCTACCAGTGGAAGAACCCCGGCGAAGAACAGGCCCGGGACAAGATCCTCGTCTTCCGCTATCTCCCCGAGTTCGACTGGATCGTCTGCTCCACCAGCTATGTGGAGGAGATGTACGCCCCCCTCCGGAAGCTTTCGTGGATCATTCTTTCCACCGGCCTGGCGACCCTGCTGCTGGTGCTGTCCATCAGTCTGGTGCTGGGCAAGAGCGTCACCAAGCCCCTGTACCGGCTCATGAGGGATTTCGAGCGGGCCGCCGACGGCGACCTGAGCCTGCGCAGCGGCATCGAGAGCCGGGACGAGGTGGGCCTGCTGGCCCGCCAGTTCAACATGTTCATGGGACGGCTGGAACTTTCCCGCGACGCCCTGGAAAAGGAAACCGAGGTCCGGGAGGAAGTGGAGTACCGCCACAAGTTGTTCGAGAAGGTCTTCGAAAGCGCCCTGGAGGGCATTCTCATCACCGACAGGGACGCCCGGATCGTGGCCGTGAACCCGGCTTTTTCCGCCATCACCGGGTACGAGCCCTACGAGGTCATGGGCCATACGCCCCGGATACTCAAGTCCGACCGGCATGAGCCGGAATTCTTCCGGAGAATGTGGGACGACCTGGCCGATTCCGGACGCTGGACCGGCGAGATATGGAACCGGCGCAAGAACGGCGAATCCTATCCGGAGATCATGTCCATCAGCGCCATCCGCGACGTGAACGGCGAGGTGACCCATTACGTCTCGGTGTTCCACGACATCACGGACATGAAGCTCCAGGAGGAGCGCATCCAGTTCCAGGCCTATCATGACGCCCTGACCGGGCTGCCCAACAGGGACCTGCTCTGCGACAGGCTCACCGTGGCCATTGCCCATGCGGCCCGCAAGGACGTGCGGGTGGGGCTTCTGTGTATCGACCTGGACAACTTCAAGAACGTCAACGATTCCCTGGGGCACGCCAAGGGGGACCATCTCCTGCAGGAGGTGGGCAACCTGCTCTCCCTGGAGCTGGGAGCGGACGCCACCGTGGCCCGCCTGGGCGGCGACGAGTTCGTGATCATGGTCGAGGGCGAAGTGGACGCGCGGGGCATGGCGGACTACGGCAACCTGATCCTTTCCCTGTTCCAGAAGCCGTTCAGGCTGGAGGGCGAGGAATTTTACATCACCCCCAGCATCGGCATGACCCTGTATCCCGATGACGGTGACGATCCCGGCACGCTGATCAAGAATGCGGACATGGCCATGTTCCAGGCCAAGGAGAGCGGCAAGAACTCCTACCATCTGTTCACCCCGGCCATGAACGACAAGGTCAGCCGGCGGCTCAAGATGGAAAGCGACATGCGCAAGGGGCTGCGGCGCGACGAATTCATGGTCTACTACCAGCCCAAGATCGATCTGTGCAATCACTGTGTCAGCGGCATGGAGGCCCTGGTGCGCTGGATCCGGCTGGACGGCAGCCTCATGAATCCGGGCGAGTTCATTCCCCTGGCCGAGGAGACCGGGCTGATCGTGGAGATCGGGGAGCGCGTGCTGGACAAGGCCTGCGCCTTCCTGCGCCTGCTGGACGAAACCGAGTACAGGGGCCTTTCCGTGGCCGTGAACCTCTCGCCGCTCCAGTTCCGGGAAAAGGACTTGGTGAGCATGGTGGCCCGAACCCTGAAGATACACGAGCTGCCGCCCGAGCGCCTGGAGCTGGAGATCACGGAATCCACCCTCATGAAGGACGTGGACGAGACCATCCGCAAGCTCAACGAGCTGGTGGACATGGGCATCCGCATTTCCATCGACGACTTCGGAACCGGATATTCCTCGCTCTACTATCTCAAGAATTTCCCCATCGACACCCTCAAGATCGACCGTTCCTTTGTTCGCGACATCAACGAGGACCCCAACGACGCCCAGATCGTGCAGACCATCACGCTCATGGCCGAAAACCTGGGCATCGGCGTGGTGGCCGAGGGCGTGGAGACCAGGGAGCAGGAGGCACTGCTGCTGTCCTTCGGCTGCGCCCAGGCCCAGGGGTTCCTGTACAGCAAGCCCCTGCCCGGCACCGAGTTCGAATCGTTCCTGCGGCGGCTGGGCGAGCAGCCCTGCAAGCCGAAATCCCCGGCCGGTTCCTGA
- a CDS encoding mechanosensitive ion channel family protein, with product MRVAEGALSVLVTLVLAYIFWAVSKAAIEKKLRGQAEADEESEEGGAGGDRLTTLLELLKRFIFAVLIVVVVLIVLSSLGVDTGPLLAGAGVFGIAIGFGSQTLVKDIISGVFFLMDDAFRVGDYIQVSNAKGTVEQISVRSMKLRHHLGMLYTIPYGSIKEVRNMTRDWSIMKLEYLVPFDTDIQQVKKIVKEINKEIKSIPELAGGMLTDIKSQGVKAMEEYGMRMRIKFMTKPGSQFTIRKLILAKLRRKFEEHGLQFAYRKVSVALPEEIKRDPEKVRQVGAAVAQAIEEEENAADEQK from the coding sequence ATGCGGGTGGCCGAGGGCGCGCTCAGCGTGCTGGTGACCCTGGTGCTGGCCTATATCTTCTGGGCGGTCTCCAAGGCGGCCATCGAAAAGAAGCTGCGCGGCCAGGCAGAAGCGGACGAGGAAAGCGAGGAGGGCGGCGCGGGCGGCGACAGGCTGACCACGCTGCTGGAGCTCCTGAAACGTTTCATCTTCGCGGTGCTCATCGTGGTGGTGGTGCTCATCGTGCTCTCCAGCCTGGGCGTGGATACCGGCCCGCTGCTGGCCGGAGCCGGGGTGTTCGGCATCGCCATCGGCTTTGGGTCCCAGACCCTGGTCAAGGACATCATTTCCGGCGTGTTCTTCCTCATGGACGATGCCTTTCGGGTGGGGGATTACATCCAGGTGAGCAACGCCAAGGGCACGGTGGAGCAGATTTCCGTGCGTTCCATGAAGCTGCGCCACCATCTGGGCATGCTCTATACCATCCCGTACGGCTCCATCAAGGAAGTGCGCAACATGACCCGCGACTGGAGCATCATGAAGCTCGAGTACCTGGTGCCGTTCGACACGGACATCCAGCAGGTCAAGAAGATCGTCAAGGAGATCAACAAGGAGATCAAGTCCATCCCGGAACTGGCGGGCGGCATGCTCACGGACATCAAGTCCCAGGGTGTCAAGGCCATGGAGGAATACGGCATGCGCATGCGCATCAAGTTCATGACCAAGCCGGGAAGCCAGTTCACCATCCGCAAGCTCATCCTGGCCAAGTTGCGTAGGAAGTTCGAGGAGCACGGCCTGCAGTTCGCCTACCGCAAGGTGTCCGTGGCCCTGCCCGAGGAGATCAAGAGGGATCCGGAAAAGGTGCGCCAGGTCGGGGCGGCCGTGGCCCAGGCCATCGAGGAAGAGGAAAACGCGGCGGATGAACAGAAGTGA
- a CDS encoding fumarylacetoacetate hydrolase family protein, which yields MKIVRFQYAGEVRYGVHEDDSVRLAEGTPFSGWKLVDERVAPGEVRLLAPCEPSKVVCIGLNYVDHAAELNMALPDEPLMFLKPPTAVCGPGDTIVYPAMTGNLHYEAELGIVIGGRAKDIPEDEALGCVLGYTCANDVTARDLQARDGQWTRCKSFDTFMPLGPCIETVFEPDNAAIRLTLNGEERQSSNISNFIFKVPRLVSFVSQVMTLLPGDVIITGTPPGIGPMERGDSVRVEIEGIGALENPVG from the coding sequence ATGAAGATCGTTCGATTCCAATATGCGGGGGAGGTGCGCTACGGCGTGCACGAGGACGATTCCGTCCGCCTTGCGGAGGGGACTCCGTTCAGCGGCTGGAAGCTCGTTGACGAGCGGGTCGCCCCGGGCGAGGTGAGGCTCCTGGCGCCGTGCGAGCCGAGCAAGGTAGTCTGCATCGGGCTCAACTACGTGGACCATGCCGCCGAGCTGAACATGGCCCTGCCTGACGAGCCGCTCATGTTCCTGAAGCCGCCCACGGCGGTGTGCGGGCCCGGCGATACCATCGTCTACCCGGCCATGACCGGCAACCTGCATTACGAGGCCGAACTGGGCATCGTGATCGGCGGGCGGGCCAAGGACATCCCCGAGGACGAGGCCCTGGGATGCGTGCTGGGCTACACCTGCGCCAACGACGTCACGGCCCGCGACCTCCAGGCCAGGGACGGCCAGTGGACGCGCTGCAAGTCCTTCGACACCTTCATGCCCCTGGGGCCGTGCATTGAGACCGTGTTCGAGCCGGACAATGCGGCCATACGGCTGACGCTCAATGGCGAGGAAAGGCAGTCCTCCAACATCTCCAATTTCATCTTCAAGGTTCCCCGGCTGGTTTCCTTTGTTTCCCAGGTCATGACCCTGCTGCCCGGTGACGTGATCATCACGGGCACGCCTCCGGGGATCGGTCCCATGGAAAGGGGCGACAGCGTGCGCGTGGAGATCGAGGGCATCGGCGCGCTGGAGAATCCCGTCGGCTGA
- a CDS encoding SPL family radical SAM protein produces the protein MKVTTCSKRPILEPCGLENLNYQIDPYVGCGHYCRYCYALARAETDWREEVRIHGDIVGQLRRELESVEPQIIYMGYNTDPYQPVEAEQLQTRKVLELFMETGHSVSFLTKSDLFVRDLDLLTRMMEARASISAAFTVDEVREQFEYNTTPTHKRMAALKRAREAGLKTSALLCPIIPHITDVMTLVEQLAPITDTIWIYGLNISDRGGLNWKNMEAILGRYFPNRKDRVVEAVFDREHAYWKELRSRLEALRQEGMPELRIHI, from the coding sequence GTGAAAGTGACCACCTGCTCCAAACGGCCCATTCTGGAGCCCTGCGGCCTGGAAAATCTCAACTACCAGATCGACCCGTACGTGGGCTGCGGCCACTACTGCCGCTACTGCTACGCCCTGGCCCGGGCGGAAACCGACTGGCGTGAAGAGGTGCGCATCCATGGGGACATCGTGGGGCAATTGCGGCGGGAGTTGGAATCCGTCGAGCCCCAGATCATTTACATGGGCTACAACACGGATCCCTATCAGCCCGTGGAGGCCGAGCAGCTGCAGACCCGCAAGGTGCTGGAGCTTTTCATGGAGACCGGCCATTCGGTGAGCTTCCTGACCAAGTCAGACCTCTTCGTGCGCGACCTCGACCTGTTGACGCGGATGATGGAGGCCCGCGCGAGCATTTCCGCAGCCTTCACCGTGGATGAGGTCCGCGAACAGTTCGAATACAACACCACGCCCACACACAAGCGTATGGCGGCGCTCAAAAGGGCCAGGGAGGCCGGACTCAAGACCTCGGCGCTGCTCTGCCCTATCATTCCACATATCACGGACGTCATGACCCTGGTGGAGCAGCTTGCGCCCATCACCGACACCATCTGGATCTACGGGCTGAACATCAGCGACCGTGGCGGGCTCAACTGGAAGAACATGGAAGCCATTCTCGGCAGATATTTTCCGAACCGGAAGGACCGTGTGGTGGAGGCGGTTTTCGACCGGGAACATGCCTATTGGAAGGAGCTGCGAAGCCGGCTGGAGGCCCTGCGGCAGGAAGGCATGCCGGAGCTGAGGATACATATTTAA
- a CDS encoding pyridoxal-phosphate dependent enzyme, whose translation MIDLTLDRKKMEANAAYCRAKGIKLPTFEMMRDPEKVPAEVKDKLAKTGLWDIDPVNLYRICWKNEPREKGGLFGGVNHLVLPPELTGCKASIVLLLGKWFPTGAHKVGATYGCLVPRLVTGQYDPQTTKAVWPSTGNYCRGGAYISALLACSAIAILPEGMSQERFDWLRSVAGEVIATPGCESNVKEIFDKCNELSASGEDLRIFNQFDELGNPLWHYNVTGPAVEEVIEPMLAKGKRFAAYVSSSGSGGTLGGGYYLKNRYPKSKLVVAEALQCPTLLTNGFGDHRIEGIGDKHVPWVHHCRDTDFVVAVDDEKPMRLLRLFNEPKGRDILRKQGVDPELVEQLDLLGISGIGNTLAAIKYAKYSELTEDDVVVTIATDSMQLYGSRVAELAAERGEYTEAVAWQDVQLMNDMTYDNVEELRHYDRKRIHNLKYFTWIEQQGRELAELNAQWYDADNYWFGTFNQAEQMDELINEFNDMIG comes from the coding sequence ATGATCGACCTGACTCTCGACAGAAAGAAAATGGAAGCCAACGCGGCCTACTGCCGCGCCAAGGGCATCAAGCTGCCCACCTTTGAAATGATGCGCGACCCGGAAAAGGTTCCGGCCGAGGTCAAGGACAAACTGGCCAAGACCGGCCTGTGGGACATCGACCCCGTGAACCTCTACCGCATCTGCTGGAAGAACGAACCCAGGGAAAAGGGCGGCCTGTTCGGCGGCGTGAACCACCTGGTGCTGCCGCCGGAACTGACCGGCTGCAAGGCCTCCATCGTGCTGCTGCTCGGCAAGTGGTTCCCCACGGGTGCGCACAAGGTGGGCGCAACCTACGGCTGCCTGGTGCCGCGCCTGGTCACCGGCCAGTACGACCCGCAGACCACCAAGGCCGTCTGGCCCTCCACCGGCAACTACTGCCGCGGCGGCGCATACATCTCGGCCCTGCTGGCCTGCTCGGCCATCGCCATCCTGCCCGAGGGCATGAGCCAGGAGCGCTTCGACTGGCTGCGCAGCGTGGCCGGCGAAGTCATCGCCACCCCGGGCTGCGAGTCCAACGTCAAGGAAATCTTCGACAAGTGCAACGAGCTCTCCGCCTCCGGCGAGGACCTGCGCATCTTCAACCAGTTCGACGAGCTGGGCAACCCGCTCTGGCACTACAACGTCACCGGCCCGGCCGTGGAAGAGGTCATCGAACCCATGCTGGCCAAGGGCAAGCGCTTTGCGGCCTATGTTTCCTCCTCGGGCTCCGGCGGAACCCTGGGCGGCGGCTACTACCTGAAAAACCGGTACCCGAAATCCAAGCTCGTGGTGGCCGAGGCGCTCCAGTGCCCCACCCTGCTCACCAACGGCTTCGGCGACCACCGCATCGAAGGCATCGGCGACAAGCACGTGCCCTGGGTGCACCACTGCCGCGACACCGACTTCGTGGTGGCCGTGGACGATGAAAAGCCCATGCGCCTCCTGCGCCTGTTCAACGAGCCCAAGGGCCGCGACATCCTGCGCAAACAGGGCGTGGACCCGGAACTGGTGGAGCAGCTCGACCTGCTGGGCATCTCCGGCATCGGAAACACCCTGGCCGCCATCAAGTACGCCAAATACAGCGAACTGACCGAGGACGACGTGGTGGTGACCATCGCCACCGACTCCATGCAGCTCTATGGTTCCCGCGTGGCCGAGCTCGCCGCGGAGCGGGGCGAATACACCGAGGCCGTGGCATGGCAGGACGTGCAGCTCATGAACGACATGACCTACGACAACGTTGAGGAACTGCGCCACTACGACAGAAAGCGCATCCACAACCTCAAGTACTTCACCTGGATCGAGCAGCAGGGCCGCGAACTGGCGGAACTCAACGCCCAGTGGTACGACGCCGACAACTACTGGTTCGGCACCTTCAACCAGGCCGAGCAGATGGACGAACTCATCAACGAGTTCAACGACATGATCGGCTAG